The following are encoded together in the Triticum dicoccoides isolate Atlit2015 ecotype Zavitan chromosome 6B, WEW_v2.0, whole genome shotgun sequence genome:
- the LOC119320126 gene encoding indole-2-monooxygenase-like, giving the protein MAAQLVAALLSPQALSLYLLLLPIVLLYYSATKTKRSGSEQAAAAGHGEERPLPAPPSKLPVIGHLHLIGTNPHVSLAALTAQHGDGGILLLHLGQVRNLVVTTPGAAEAVLRTHDHVFASRPQNAFADTLLDGSDIAFAPYGEFWRQLRRLVTTHLLSARKVLSLRAGREEEARLVMAKIRDAAAAGAAMDVSTLLATFTNDVACRAVSGKFFREEGRNELFREVIDGNVAAFGGFNPQDYFPSLAKVDALARVLFPKMTRLRKRWDGLLDRIIDDHATKSSLQQEEDEEETDFVDVLLARQHEYSLTRQHIKAILVDMFVAGTDTSYVVLEFAMAELMRKPHLMAKLQAEVREKTPKGQPMVMEDDLGGMTYLKAVLKETLRLHPPLPLLLPHFSVDKCVINGYTVPTETRVIINVWAIGRDPGSWEDAEEFIPERFEDIASPDYKGRDFGILPFGAGRRICPGINFGMASVEIMLANLAYCFDWELPGGMQHKDLNMSEVFGMTIHREEKLILVPTTRDVSHE; this is encoded by the exons ATGGCGGCTCAGCTAGTGGCAGCACTCTTATCTCCACAAGCACTATCGCTTTATCTCCTGCTCCTCCCTATCGTCCTCCTCTACTACTCGGCAACAAAAACAAAGAGATCGGGGAGCGAGCAGGCTGCGGCGGCGGGCCATGGCGAAGAGCGCCCCCTTCCTGCGCCTCCGAGTAAGCTCCCTGTCATCGGCCACCTCCACCTCATCGGCACcaacccccacgtctccctcgccGCGCTCACCGCCCAGCACGGCGACGGCGGGATCCTGCTGCTCCACCTGGGCCAGGTGCGCAATCTCGTGGTCACTACCCCGGGCGCCGCGGAGGCGGTGCTTCGCACGCACGACCACGTCTTCGCGTCGCGCCCGCAGAACGCGTTCGCCGACACGCTCCTCGACGGCTCCGACATCGCCTTCGCCCCCTACGGCGAGTTCTGGCGGCAGCTGAGGCGGCTGGTCACCACGCACCTGCTCAGCGCCAGGAAGGTGCTGTCGCTCCGCGCTGGTCGCGAGGAGGAGGCACGCCTGGTCATGGCCAAGATCCGCGACGCTGCGGCCGCCGGCGCCGCCATGGACGTGTCCACGCTGCTCGCCACCTTCACCAACGACGTCGCTTGCCGCGCCGTGTCCGGCAAGTTCTTCCGGGAGGAAGGCCGGAACGAGCTGTTCCGGGAGGTGATCGACGGCAACGTCGCGGCGTTCGGGGGGTTCAACCCGCAGGACTACTTCCCGAGCCTGGCCAAGGTGGACGCGCTGGCGCGGGTGCTGTTCCCCAAGATGACTCGGCTGAGGAAGAGGTGGGACGGGCTGCTCGACAGGATCATCGACGACCACGCCACCAAATCATCGCTGCagcaagaagaagatgaggaggagacAGACTTCGTGGACGTTCTCCTCGCTCGTCAACACGAGTACAGTCTCACCAGGCAGCATATCAAGGCCATTTTGGTG GACATGTTTGTAGCTGGGACGGACACGTCATACGTAGTCCTAGAGTTCGCCATGGCCGAGCTCATGCGAAAGCCACACCTCATGGCCAAACTCCAAGCCGAGGTAAGGGAAAAGACACCAAAGGGCCAACCAATGGTCATGGAGGATGACTTGGGCGGCATGACCTACCTAAAGGCGGTCTTGAAGGAGACGCTCCGGCTGCACCCACCATTGCCCCTCCTCCTCCCACACTTCTCTGTGGACAAGTGTGTCATTAACGGCTACACAGTCCCCACCGAAACTCGTGTCATCATCAATGTGTGGGCCATCGGCAGAGACCCTGGGTCGTGGGAGGATGCGGAGGAGTTCATCCCTGAGAGGTTCGAGGACATCGCGTCCCCCGACTACAAGGGGAGGGATTTTGGGATCCTGCCGTTTGGAGCCGGTCGAAGGATATGTCCCGGGATAAACTTTGGCATGGCCTCCGTGGAGATTATGCTCGCCAACCTTGCATATTGCTTTGATTGGGAGCTCCCGGGTGGGATGCAGCACAAGGACCTCAATATGTCAGAGGTGTTTGGAATGACGATACACCGGGAGGAGAAGCTAATTCTTGTCCCAACAACACGAGATGTTAGTCATGAATAA